One Nostoc sp. UHCC 0302 DNA window includes the following coding sequences:
- a CDS encoding fimbria/pilus periplasmic chaperone has protein sequence MLSKSRNIALGLMGVLALGMPPATALNIGVTPSRIEVEINSSKTRTQAIRVLNPSSEPIEVKAVVRSWVMNEDNKLQEVAPSEQSLEQWIVFTPARFKIPAGGAQTLRFAIRPKVQPRSGEHRAVIYFEEVPPNNTQSKGVRIIGRLGVVIYGYVGKVKRVGVINSVTVDTKLKDLSAVFDISNQGNGYVRLNGQYAIWPAAKYPGAEATKPLANLGKPEAKIPKFVLDTGSLPSSPVLPENRRQLRLPITKKLPPGNYVLDINGDLSGVQINKGIPFTIPAVSNNQPQSNPAAQNLRNSIRNK, from the coding sequence ATGTTGTCAAAATCTAGAAATATAGCTTTAGGTTTAATGGGGGTATTGGCTTTAGGAATGCCTCCTGCTACAGCACTCAATATTGGCGTCACACCCTCTAGAATTGAAGTGGAAATTAATAGTAGCAAAACGCGCACTCAGGCTATTCGCGTTTTGAACCCTTCATCTGAGCCAATTGAAGTTAAGGCTGTTGTGCGATCATGGGTGATGAATGAAGATAATAAACTGCAAGAAGTTGCTCCTAGCGAACAATCTTTAGAGCAGTGGATTGTTTTCACTCCTGCTAGGTTTAAAATTCCAGCAGGTGGCGCTCAAACTCTCCGCTTTGCTATTCGTCCCAAAGTTCAGCCTAGATCAGGTGAACATCGAGCTGTAATTTATTTTGAAGAAGTTCCTCCTAACAATACACAATCTAAAGGTGTGAGAATTATTGGACGGTTAGGAGTTGTAATCTATGGTTATGTAGGAAAAGTTAAAAGAGTTGGTGTAATTAACTCTGTAACTGTAGACACCAAACTTAAGGATTTAAGTGCAGTCTTTGATATTTCTAATCAAGGCAATGGATATGTGAGACTAAATGGTCAATATGCCATTTGGCCTGCTGCCAAATATCCGGGAGCAGAAGCGACGAAACCTTTGGCTAATTTGGGTAAACCAGAAGCCAAGATTCCAAAGTTTGTATTAGATACAGGCTCATTACCTTCATCACCAGTATTGCCTGAAAATCGTCGTCAACTCCGGTTACCAATTACGAAAAAGCTACCTCCTGGTAACTATGTATTAGATATTAATGGAGATTTAAGCGGTGTGCAAATTAATAAAGGCATACCCTTTACTATTCCAGCAGTTAGCAATAACCAGCCTCAAAGCAATCCTGCTGCTCAGAATCTGAGAAATTCCATCCGTAACAAATAG
- a CDS encoding carboxypeptidase regulatory-like domain-containing protein, with translation MVYQTPTPPPTVTIVDSKNISCQKPVDTNISQRKRIIATAIAASAPPETLPAEFSPASSQQVCIKEQFDKRIIAQTLKTQVPSEPSASNDNSKASETSVDKNNPLPNTANENTIAEAKNLLLGIIINNQEVGSLDVVRDGNTLLLPLLDFAQLAGFIVEPTPEGIKLKTPAGVVTLAENKLNKIKGITYISDTLLKEKLATYIQFNSADLALIVDLPWRRDSGQTSTNAADLRPEVLPPSSGLSNFRQELNFYSNSGDTSWSSSTLLGGRLAGGSWRLRLDNNFVNQPDVTEYYFFKRTGQFLYQIGRQQLGLHTLLTNVNLTGVQVGYTNLPANRFNNDYGANELLPRRSQATQTFRGIVPPTSFVQLRVSGVVVAQQQVGLTGEYEFLDVNLPSGQSNEIELYIFDRNNPNVPREIRSLRLNASDLLLPSGGNVQLAGVGLSGNSIQNALFEDYNSTDSGQPVAFYQVRQGLSNNLTLEGAVQVLPETTQAQAGFAWRFANPVILAASAGTSRGQIGYTADLDVQLNRFQIIGNSEFYPSGYLYSSQSRDYVKHSLETRYNFSNNFSLGVIARSYQDQSNSTNYILPTFSLSPVSNLSLSGRPDILGRYLFNAFYQATQNSRLTFTSSGDIYSTDFSQNLSREYLVSFGTESGGDLSTRYTATLNRNAPSLSGLSWRLGLGYRDGEVGPVVGASMRLLPGLFARLDYQGIPSRYKSIYGGIGDERLTISLVSDLSFAGGRISPAEYTSIGKNRGAIAGRVIVEGGRKGFDLSESTIQVFNNRNQSFGGSAIDAQGNFFVGNLPEGVYIVQLDPDQLPVELSIKKTTVVAEVANSAVTKLDFPVRIEYGLAGRITDAAGKPIPEIEVELINAEGKRVSASATDEFGLYRLDAVPAGKYILRISPQNGITNSAILPTRDITIDKDFLYDQNLQLPISPTVKETKEPAANPQ, from the coding sequence ATGGTCTACCAAACTCCAACACCTCCCCCAACAGTTACAATTGTAGATTCAAAGAATATCTCTTGCCAAAAGCCAGTAGATACTAATATCAGTCAGAGAAAGAGGATAATTGCAACAGCGATCGCAGCTTCTGCTCCACCAGAAACTTTACCTGCTGAATTTTCTCCAGCTAGCTCACAGCAAGTCTGTATTAAAGAACAATTTGATAAAAGGATAATTGCTCAAACTTTAAAAACTCAAGTCCCCTCCGAACCATCTGCCAGTAATGATAATTCTAAAGCTTCAGAAACCTCAGTAGACAAAAATAATCCTTTGCCGAATACTGCTAATGAAAATACTATAGCAGAAGCAAAAAATTTATTACTTGGGATAATTATCAACAACCAAGAAGTTGGTAGCTTAGATGTTGTACGAGATGGAAATACTTTATTACTCCCATTATTAGATTTTGCACAACTTGCTGGTTTTATTGTTGAACCTACTCCTGAAGGAATCAAACTCAAAACACCTGCTGGAGTAGTTACGCTAGCCGAAAATAAATTGAATAAAATTAAAGGTATCACTTATATCAGCGATACTTTATTGAAAGAAAAATTAGCTACATATATTCAGTTTAATTCTGCTGATTTAGCTTTGATTGTTGATTTGCCGTGGCGCAGAGATAGTGGACAAACAAGCACTAATGCTGCTGATCTCCGGCCAGAAGTTCTACCTCCTAGTAGCGGATTATCCAATTTTAGGCAAGAGTTGAACTTTTATAGTAATTCTGGAGATACTAGTTGGAGTAGCTCCACTCTTCTAGGAGGACGTTTAGCTGGTGGCTCATGGCGTCTGCGCCTAGATAACAATTTTGTCAATCAGCCAGATGTTACTGAATATTATTTCTTTAAACGCACAGGACAATTTCTTTATCAGATAGGTCGGCAACAACTTGGACTGCATACCTTACTAACAAATGTTAATTTGACAGGAGTACAAGTTGGGTATACTAATCTACCTGCTAATAGATTTAATAATGACTATGGTGCAAATGAGCTTCTGCCCAGACGCTCACAAGCTACACAAACATTTCGAGGTATAGTTCCTCCCACAAGTTTTGTTCAGTTAAGAGTTAGTGGTGTGGTTGTTGCCCAACAGCAGGTAGGGCTTACCGGAGAATACGAATTTTTAGATGTTAACTTGCCTAGTGGTCAATCTAATGAAATTGAACTTTATATTTTTGACCGGAATAATCCGAATGTACCAAGAGAAATCCGTTCTTTAAGACTTAATGCTTCTGATTTATTGTTACCATCTGGTGGAAATGTTCAATTAGCAGGTGTTGGATTAAGTGGTAACTCTATCCAGAATGCTTTATTTGAAGATTATAATTCCACTGACTCAGGTCAGCCTGTGGCATTTTATCAGGTGCGTCAAGGTCTTTCTAATAATTTAACGTTGGAAGGGGCAGTGCAAGTACTCCCTGAGACAACACAAGCGCAAGCAGGGTTTGCTTGGCGCTTCGCAAATCCAGTGATTCTAGCTGCTAGTGCTGGGACTTCTCGTGGTCAAATAGGTTATACAGCGGATTTAGATGTTCAGTTAAACCGCTTCCAAATTATCGGTAATTCCGAATTTTATCCATCTGGCTATTTGTATAGCAGTCAATCACGCGATTATGTTAAGCATAGTCTGGAAACTAGGTACAACTTTAGTAACAATTTTAGTTTGGGAGTGATTGCCCGTAGTTACCAAGATCAGAGTAATTCAACTAATTACATTTTGCCAACTTTTTCATTAAGTCCCGTTTCTAACTTATCTCTAAGTGGTAGACCTGATATTTTAGGACGCTATTTATTCAACGCTTTCTATCAAGCAACACAAAATAGCAGGCTGACTTTTACCTCGTCTGGGGATATATACTCAACAGATTTTAGCCAGAACTTGAGCCGAGAATATCTAGTATCTTTTGGAACTGAATCTGGCGGCGATTTGTCTACTCGTTATACTGCAACGCTCAATCGTAACGCGCCTAGCCTTTCAGGTTTGAGCTGGCGGTTAGGACTAGGATACAGAGATGGAGAAGTTGGCCCAGTGGTAGGCGCTAGTATGCGGTTACTTCCGGGTTTATTCGCCAGACTTGATTATCAAGGCATCCCTTCGAGATACAAGAGCATTTATGGCGGTATTGGCGATGAGCGCCTAACTATTTCATTAGTATCAGATTTATCTTTTGCCGGTGGTAGAATATCTCCAGCTGAGTATACCTCTATTGGTAAAAACCGAGGCGCGATCGCTGGACGAGTTATCGTTGAAGGCGGAAGGAAAGGCTTTGACCTCAGCGAATCTACTATCCAGGTGTTCAATAACCGCAATCAAAGCTTTGGTGGATCTGCCATCGACGCTCAAGGTAATTTTTTTGTCGGTAATTTACCAGAAGGTGTCTATATAGTTCAACTTGATCCAGACCAGCTACCTGTAGAACTTTCGATTAAGAAAACTACTGTAGTTGCTGAGGTGGCAAACTCTGCTGTGACTAAGTTAGATTTCCCCGTCAGAATAGAATATGGTTTGGCAGGACGAATTACAGATGCCGCAGGTAAACCAATACCAGAAATAGAGGTAGAACTCATTAACGCTGAAGGCAAACGAGTTTCTGCGTCTGCGACTGACGAGTTTGGTCTTTATCGTTTAGATGCAGTTCCGGCTGGCAAGTACATTTTACGGATTTCGCCTCAAAATGGCATCACCAATAGCGCTATCTTACCCACACGAGATATTACTATAGACAAAGATTTCCTTTATGACCAAAATCTGCAATTGCCAATTTCCCCAACAGTAAAGGAAACTAAAGAACCTGCCGCTAATCCACAATAG
- the ppk1 gene encoding polyphosphate kinase 1: MPKSKKSVNPINLSDPQYYLNRELSWLQFNNKVLHEACDQRTPLLERLKFLAIFSSNLDEFFMVRVAGLKQQVEAKVTQLTPDGRTPQQQLDDIRSTLSPQVAKQHQHFEQVLRSLLGKHGIHILDYIDLNQRQRNYLEGYFEEQIFPVLTPLAVDPSHPFPYISNLSLNLAVVVKNPDTEEEYFARVKVPKVLPRFLPIPPELGEQNNGTPTHWTGVPLEQAIAHNLEYLFPGMNIQEYHPFRITRDADLVLEEDEADDLLLAIEQELRKRRMGGSPVRLEIQSQTPEPIRSKLLQDLELTENDVYEVDGLLGLRDLMYFMALPLPELKDPPRQSVVPLRLQRLREPSLNPDVLEMDEGKDFFAVIREKDLLVHHPYQSFTATVVRFITHAAHDPNVLAIKMTLYRTSGDSPIVNALIAAAENGKQVSVLVELKARFDEENNIYWARRLERVGVHVVYGLVGLKTHSKIVLVVRREKDRMRRYVHIGTGNYNPKTARLYTDLGLFSCREELGADLTDVFNFLTGYSRQKSYRELLVAPVNMRDRFLALIRREIENVQNGFSGRIVAKMNALVDPEIIATLYEASRAGVEIDLIIRGVCCLRPGIKDISENIRIISIVGRYLEHSRIHYFYNNGEEEIYIGSADWMRRNLDRRIEVITPVKDPDIAKDLQEILGIMLADNRHAWELQADGTYIQRHPGDDCPEANSQKTLINMALRSTGVATNLID, translated from the coding sequence ATGCCGAAATCAAAGAAGAGCGTCAATCCCATCAATCTGAGCGATCCACAATACTATCTCAACCGAGAGTTAAGCTGGTTGCAGTTTAATAACAAGGTGTTGCATGAAGCCTGCGACCAACGAACACCACTTCTCGAACGCCTCAAGTTTTTAGCAATTTTTAGCTCAAATTTGGATGAGTTTTTCATGGTACGCGTTGCCGGTTTAAAGCAACAAGTAGAAGCAAAAGTCACCCAGTTAACTCCTGATGGCCGCACACCACAACAACAGCTAGATGATATTCGGTCTACCCTCAGTCCCCAGGTAGCAAAACAGCACCAACATTTTGAGCAAGTACTTCGATCGCTGTTAGGGAAGCATGGCATCCATATATTGGATTATATAGATTTAAATCAGAGACAACGGAATTATCTAGAAGGCTACTTTGAAGAACAAATCTTTCCGGTTCTGACTCCTCTTGCAGTTGACCCTAGCCATCCTTTTCCCTACATTTCCAATCTCAGTCTGAATTTAGCAGTTGTAGTCAAAAACCCAGACACCGAAGAAGAATACTTTGCCAGAGTCAAAGTTCCCAAAGTTCTACCGCGCTTTTTACCGATACCGCCAGAGTTGGGAGAGCAAAATAATGGAACACCAACTCACTGGACTGGAGTACCCTTAGAACAAGCGATCGCTCATAACTTGGAATATTTATTTCCAGGTATGAATATTCAAGAATATCATCCTTTCCGTATTACCCGTGACGCCGATTTGGTACTAGAAGAGGATGAGGCAGATGATTTATTATTAGCGATCGAACAAGAACTACGAAAACGACGCATGGGTGGGAGTCCAGTCCGGTTAGAAATTCAATCGCAGACTCCTGAACCAATTCGGTCAAAGTTATTGCAAGATTTGGAATTAACAGAAAATGATGTCTACGAAGTAGACGGTCTTTTGGGACTGCGGGATTTGATGTACTTTATGGCATTGCCATTACCAGAACTCAAAGATCCACCACGGCAATCTGTTGTACCTTTGCGCCTGCAACGGCTGCGAGAACCAAGTCTCAACCCAGATGTCCTGGAGATGGATGAAGGAAAAGACTTTTTTGCTGTGATTCGGGAAAAGGATTTGTTGGTACATCATCCATATCAATCCTTTACGGCAACAGTAGTGCGCTTTATTACCCACGCAGCCCATGACCCGAATGTCTTAGCAATCAAGATGACCCTTTACCGGACTTCTGGGGACTCGCCGATAGTAAATGCCTTAATTGCCGCTGCCGAAAATGGCAAGCAAGTGTCTGTGCTGGTGGAATTAAAAGCGCGGTTTGATGAAGAGAATAATATTTACTGGGCAAGACGGCTAGAAAGAGTTGGAGTTCATGTAGTCTATGGTTTAGTAGGGCTGAAAACCCATAGCAAAATTGTCTTGGTGGTGCGGCGAGAAAAAGACCGGATGCGTCGCTACGTGCATATTGGTACGGGGAATTATAACCCGAAAACGGCACGGCTATATACAGATTTAGGATTGTTTAGTTGTCGTGAAGAATTAGGTGCTGATTTAACAGATGTATTTAATTTCTTGACAGGCTATTCTCGGCAAAAATCTTATCGAGAGTTGCTAGTTGCACCTGTGAATATGCGCGATCGCTTTTTGGCACTAATTCGTCGCGAAATCGAAAATGTTCAAAACGGATTTTCTGGACGTATTGTTGCCAAAATGAATGCCTTAGTTGATCCAGAAATTATCGCTACTTTATATGAAGCTTCCCGCGCCGGAGTGGAAATAGACCTAATTATTAGGGGCGTTTGCTGTTTACGCCCTGGGATTAAAGACATCAGTGAAAATATTCGCATAATCAGCATTGTCGGTCGTTATTTAGAACACTCTCGCATTCATTATTTTTATAACAATGGAGAAGAGGAAATCTATATTGGTAGTGCTGACTGGATGCGTCGCAACCTGGATCGGCGAATCGAAGTAATTACCCCAGTAAAAGATCCAGATATTGCTAAGGATTTGCAAGAGATATTGGGAATTATGTTAGCAGACAACCGCCATGCTTGGGAGTTACAAGCAGATGGAACGTACATTCAACGACATCCTGGTGATGATTGTCCAGAGGCTAACTCACAAAAAACTCTCATTAATATGGCTTTACGATCAACTGGCGTAGCCACAAACTTAATTGATTAA
- a CDS encoding response regulator transcription factor: protein MLMLSCESSTLRVLVVDDHELTRLTLQLAFSCQENIQVVGLASNGQEAIEMVKRYQPDVIVLDLQMPVMDGWSASSKIKAISPNTQILAYSSVEDANFLETKPVHSFDDFCKKDVPTTELISLVRQLGQRATDG, encoded by the coding sequence ATGTTAATGTTGTCCTGTGAGTCTTCTACCTTGCGCGTTTTAGTGGTCGACGATCACGAACTAACTCGTCTGACCCTACAATTAGCTTTTTCTTGCCAAGAAAATATTCAAGTAGTAGGTCTAGCAAGTAATGGTCAAGAAGCTATAGAAATGGTTAAACGTTACCAACCTGACGTGATTGTTCTAGATTTACAAATGCCCGTCATGGATGGTTGGAGCGCATCTAGTAAAATTAAAGCCATTTCTCCTAATACCCAAATCCTTGCTTACTCCTCAGTAGAAGATGCAAATTTTCTAGAGACAAAACCTGTGCATAGCTTTGATGATTTTTGCAAAAAAGATGTACCCACCACTGAACTCATTTCTTTGGTCAGGCAGCTAGGTCAGCGTGCAACAGATGGTTAG
- a CDS encoding DUF2854 domain-containing protein, whose product MLRQISLGTLGLTIGGILTIIGFVAYALDYATLNLVGFFYGIPLLLGGLALKANELTPTPFTEATTPSVLILREQQATDTQNKIRKDITQYSYGQDGHLDTTLSFLGLSPTDEERPVVTGLRETEINGAYALILEFDSPLIPIEVWQQKQEKMTNYFGPGVEVKITQPVENEIELALITTKGE is encoded by the coding sequence ATGCTACGCCAAATTTCGTTGGGAACACTCGGTTTAACCATCGGCGGCATATTAACCATCATCGGTTTCGTTGCTTACGCTCTGGATTATGCCACGCTTAATCTTGTGGGATTTTTTTACGGAATTCCTCTATTGTTGGGAGGACTCGCTCTCAAAGCTAATGAACTTACACCCACACCCTTTACCGAAGCTACCACACCTTCAGTTTTGATCCTGCGGGAACAGCAAGCGACTGACACTCAAAATAAAATTCGCAAAGACATCACCCAATACTCTTATGGTCAAGATGGTCATCTAGATACGACGCTGTCTTTTTTGGGTTTGAGTCCCACCGATGAGGAACGACCAGTGGTTACAGGGTTACGAGAAACAGAAATCAACGGGGCTTATGCCTTAATTTTAGAATTTGATTCACCCTTGATACCCATTGAAGTGTGGCAGCAAAAGCAAGAAAAAATGACTAACTATTTTGGCCCCGGAGTGGAAGTTAAAATAACACAGCCAGTTGAAAATGAAATTGAACTGGCGCTGATTACTACAAAAGGGGAATAG
- a CDS encoding chlororespiratory reduction protein 7 — protein MPNPLMYQQDNFVVLETNLPEQFLTASELLEKLKKTLEKLTFQDLSPDLQKFDTVEAQAQYLLDTSCELDIGPGQYLQWYAVRLEK, from the coding sequence ATGCCAAACCCATTAATGTATCAACAGGATAATTTTGTCGTTTTAGAAACAAACTTACCAGAACAATTTCTCACAGCCTCAGAGTTATTAGAAAAGCTGAAAAAAACTCTTGAGAAACTCACATTTCAAGATTTGTCACCAGATTTACAAAAGTTTGATACAGTGGAGGCCCAAGCACAATATCTACTCGATACTAGTTGCGAGTTAGATATTGGCCCTGGGCAATATTTGCAGTGGTATGCAGTTCGCTTAGAAAAATAA
- a CDS encoding PleD family two-component system response regulator, with translation MSAISPFSISKQPPVILVADDDKTIRLLMRKAMEQEGYRVVEVSDGKQCLDAYETVKPDIVLLDAMMPVMDGFTCCKQLLQIARNNLMSALATFDPGSAMDNTVISKLWERIPILIITSLDDEDSVNRAFEAGATDYVTKPIHWAVLRQRLRRLLQQAQVYKQLEAANQALQQLANVDGLTGLANRRRFDDYLNTQWINLVQEESPLSLILCDIDFFKFYNDKYGHPAGDLCLKKVGTVLNHKAQKNQDLVARYGGEEFAVIMPNTHADGAVHVASAMQAGVRDLQIIHHGSTIGQYLTLSMGVVTVIPTWETSPLDLIVAADKALYQAKAAGRDRIVQAKLIS, from the coding sequence ATGTCAGCCATAAGCCCATTTTCTATTTCCAAACAACCTCCTGTAATTCTGGTGGCTGACGATGACAAAACCATCCGGCTCCTGATGCGTAAAGCTATGGAACAAGAAGGCTATCGAGTAGTCGAGGTCTCTGATGGTAAGCAGTGTTTAGATGCTTACGAAACCGTTAAACCGGATATTGTTTTGCTAGATGCGATGATGCCTGTGATGGATGGCTTCACATGCTGTAAACAGTTGCTCCAAATTGCCAGGAATAATTTGATGTCAGCACTAGCAACGTTTGATCCTGGTTCAGCTATGGATAATACTGTGATTTCAAAGCTATGGGAGCGCATTCCTATATTGATAATCACTAGTTTAGATGACGAAGACTCAGTAAATCGTGCCTTTGAAGCAGGGGCAACCGATTACGTAACTAAGCCAATTCACTGGGCTGTATTGCGCCAACGGTTGCGAAGACTGCTGCAACAAGCGCAAGTGTACAAACAGTTAGAAGCCGCAAACCAAGCTTTGCAGCAACTCGCAAACGTAGATGGCTTAACTGGCTTAGCTAATCGTCGGCGCTTTGATGATTATCTTAATACTCAGTGGATTAATTTAGTACAGGAGGAGTCGCCTCTGTCACTGATTTTATGTGATATTGACTTTTTTAAATTTTATAACGATAAATATGGCCATCCGGCTGGGGATCTCTGCTTAAAAAAGGTTGGGACTGTCTTAAACCATAAAGCACAGAAAAATCAAGATTTAGTAGCACGTTATGGCGGTGAGGAATTTGCTGTGATTATGCCAAACACTCACGCAGATGGTGCAGTTCACGTTGCCAGTGCAATGCAAGCTGGAGTTAGAGACTTACAAATTATTCATCATGGGTCTACCATTGGTCAGTATCTCACCCTAAGTATGGGGGTAGTAACTGTTATTCCTACTTGGGAAACCTCACCTTTAGATTTGATTGTGGCGGCAGATAAAGCACTGTACCAAGCAAAAGCAGCAGGACGCGATCGCATTGTCCAAGCTAAGCTTATTAGTTAA
- a CDS encoding histidine kinase, which translates to MLKHDYMSVPQDQPIYSEAPLQLLLFVDGRPKSRQQVQRIRAYLKELQAEYSFELQIIDVGQQPYLAEHFKLVATPALIKIHPEPRQILAGSNIIAQLKNWWPRWQATIDAYLKLQEDLQERIDDNSRVTSPTSTISSVAVSAELIRLSDEIFRLKQEKEKLQEQLQFKDRVIAMLAHDLRNPLTAAAIAIETLQSNYNPDIGEFQRLKPAMTAHLLKQARSQTKIIDRMIADLLQVGRGSDTELPILPQKLQLGKLCLDVVEELRDRYTAKFQNIDTDIPQDLPYVYADPERIRQVLINLLDNAIKYTPEGGKISIAGLHRTTQKVQFSIGDTGPGIPSENRDRIFENHFRLKRDEATEGYGIGLCLCQRIVRAHYGQIWVDTAPCGGAWFHFTLPVYPS; encoded by the coding sequence GTGCTGAAACACGATTACATGTCAGTTCCCCAGGATCAGCCGATCTATTCTGAGGCTCCTCTCCAGCTACTGCTGTTTGTCGATGGACGCCCAAAGTCCCGACAGCAGGTGCAGCGAATACGGGCCTACTTAAAAGAATTACAGGCTGAGTATAGTTTTGAACTTCAAATCATTGATGTCGGGCAACAACCCTACTTAGCGGAACACTTTAAGTTGGTAGCAACGCCAGCTTTAATTAAAATCCATCCGGAACCCCGGCAAATTTTGGCTGGGAGTAATATAATTGCCCAATTGAAAAACTGGTGGCCTCGCTGGCAAGCTACTATAGATGCCTACTTGAAATTACAAGAAGACCTACAAGAACGTATAGACGACAATAGTCGGGTGACATCACCCACATCCACAATTAGTTCAGTTGCTGTTTCTGCTGAGCTAATACGACTCTCAGACGAGATTTTTCGTTTGAAACAGGAAAAAGAAAAACTCCAAGAACAGCTACAGTTTAAAGACCGGGTGATTGCGATGCTAGCACATGACCTCCGCAATCCTCTGACTGCTGCTGCGATCGCTATCGAAACTCTCCAATCCAACTACAATCCAGACATAGGCGAATTCCAGCGTCTCAAACCAGCAATGACGGCGCATTTACTAAAACAAGCCCGCAGTCAAACCAAGATAATTGATCGAATGATTGCTGACCTTTTGCAGGTGGGTCGGGGTAGCGATACAGAGTTACCTATATTACCACAAAAACTGCAACTAGGTAAACTATGCTTGGATGTAGTGGAAGAATTGCGCGATCGCTATACTGCCAAATTCCAAAATATAGATACAGATATCCCTCAAGACTTGCCTTATGTTTATGCCGATCCAGAACGCATACGGCAAGTGTTGATCAATCTTTTGGACAATGCGATCAAATACACGCCAGAAGGCGGAAAGATTAGCATTGCTGGATTGCACCGCACTACGCAAAAAGTTCAGTTCAGTATTGGTGACACAGGGCCTGGCATTCCATCTGAAAATCGCGATCGCATTTTTGAAAATCACTTCCGCCTGAAACGGGATGAAGCTACAGAAGGTTATGGGATTGGTCTTTGTTTATGCCAACGCATCGTCCGCGCACATTATGGTCAAATTTGGGTAGATACTGCCCCCTGTGGCGGAGCATGGTTTCACTTCACATTACCAGTTTATCCGTCTTAG